A genomic stretch from Sphaerodactylus townsendi isolate TG3544 linkage group LG15, MPM_Stown_v2.3, whole genome shotgun sequence includes:
- the IZUMO3 gene encoding izumo sperm-egg fusion protein 3: MAMMSQLVLVFPLLLWSLRGVASCLQCDSRFLDSVATLLKETLPADLSGRDTLIERHIKALADVHGTFLQKHYERVLDVRGVMSIKADVISQLEEIKKQPWKGVFLWQLSMYHLRVSLRKLMKQTLEQFADLGTNLKESVTEGPVLDCWSCLRIAVQCFDGELCGVEDERVAEHKEINLYVFLVCESVLISSAVLVYLVCFKHKKKMLRKALAR, from the exons ATGGCGATGATGTCCCAGCTCGTGCTGGTTTTCCCCCTATTGCTCTGGTCCCTCCGAGGGGTGGCCAGTTGCCTGCAATGTGACAGTCGCTTCTTGGACTCCGTGGCCACCTTGTTGAAGGAAACCCTGCCGGCAGATCTGTCTGGGCGGGATACCTTAATAGAACGGCACATCAAGGCCTTGGCTGATGTTCACGGTACTTTCCTCCAGAAGCACTACGAGCGAGTACTGG ATGTCCGAGGGGTGATGTCTATCAAAGCTGATGTTATTAGTCAGCTGGAGGAAATCAAGAAACAGCCATGGAAAG gagtcttcttgtggcaaCTTTCCATGTACCATCTCAGGGTCTCCCTGCGAAAGTTGATGAAGCAAACTCTTGAGCAATTTGCTGACCTAGGTACTAATCTTAAAGAGT CAGTGACCGAGGGCCCTGTTTTGGACTGCTGGAGCTGCCTGCGTATCGCCGTTCAGTGCTTTGATGGGGAGCTTTGCGGAG TGGAAGATGAACGTGTTGCAGAACATAAAGAAATCAACCTCTACGTGTTCCTTGTGTGCGAGTCAGTATTGATTTCTTCAGCTGTCCTTGT GTATTTGGTGTGCTTCAAACACAAAAAGAAGATGTTGCGCAAAGCACTGGCCCGCTAG